A stretch of the Glandiceps talaboti chromosome 23, keGlaTala1.1, whole genome shotgun sequence genome encodes the following:
- the LOC144452732 gene encoding galactosylceramide sulfotransferase-like, with amino-acid sequence MKKGQILKIMLGGTILVVMYMLYVSTPMVMNRMDTNSKAPSVEDLDRMDIRDFLTMPSEMFEVTTVIPNTSKTTCQSKKNLFLLKTHKSGSSTLQNILLRYADKHNLTLVLPKTTHQLGYPNRFNRNFAIPVPWNEYNMFCQHSRFNLPEVMELMPDDTVFVTILREPVAHFESLFTYYKIGDNLRIRGPSKLEQFLRNPEKYYKMHNNGKRYLQNNYMFDLGFSEEQWKTDSQVTKLIERVDQTFDLVLIAEYFDESLILLRYTMCWDIDSLVYFSLNARKETSVHTISHWMQGKIRRWNSADAQLYSYFNETFWKKVKAFGEQRMEEELRALKERKEVYWDTCIDDVTANGKGIWHLPGVDVQSYSLKNSAKDNKDCVQMTKPEMPFTHELVTKLKNRINEYHQQRSQHIFLLN; translated from the exons CAAAGCGCCGTCAGTTGAAGATCTTGATCGCATGGACATTCGTGATTTCTTAACAATG CCTTCTGAAATGTTCGAAGTAACAACAGTCATACCAAACACCAGCAAGACAACCTGTCAATCAAAGAAAAACCTGTTCCTgttgaaaacacacaaaagtGGAAGTAGCACATTACAGAATATTTTACTACGCTATGCAGATAAACATAACCTGACTTTAGTGTTGCCAAAAACTACTCATCAACTGGGATACCCAAACAGATTTAATCGAAATTTTGCAATTCCAGTGCCCTGGAACGAGTATAATATGTTCTGTCAACATTCACGTTTCAATTTACCTG AAGTCATGGAATTGATGCCAGACGACACTGTCTTCGTAACGATCTTACGTGAACCAGTTGCGCATTTCGAGTCATTATTTACGTACTACAAGATAGGTGACAATCTCAGAATTCGAGGACCAAGCAAACTTGAACAATTTCTACGTAATCCAGAGAAATATTACAAGATGCACAATAACGGTAAACGTTACcttcaaaataattacatgtttgaCTTGGGGTTCAGCGAGGAACAATGGAAGACCGACTCTCAGGTTACTAAACTGATCGAAAGGGTGGATCAAACATTTGACTTGGTTCTTATTGCGGAGTATTTCGACGAATCTTTGATATTATTGAGATACACCATGTGTTGGGACATAGACAGTCTTGTGTATTTTAGTCTCAATGCACGTAAAGAGACTTCAGTGCATACTATATCACACTGGATGCAAGGTAAAATCAGAAGGTGGAACTCAGCAGATGCCCAACTCTATTCATACTTCAACGAAACATTTTGGAAGAAAGTCAAAGCTTTTGGTGAGCAAAGAATGGAGGAAGAATTGCGGGCATTGAAAGAACGAAAAGAGGTGTACTGGGACACATgtattgatgacgtcacagcaAATGGGAAAGGCATCTGGCATTTACCGGGAGTCGATGTCCAAAGTTACAGCCTGAAAAACTCAGCCAAGGATAATAAAGATTGTGTTCAGATGACAAAACCAGAAATGCCCTTCACACATGAATTGGTTACTAAACTTAAAAACCGTATAAATGAATATCATCAAC AAAGAAGCCAACACATTTTCCTTTTAAATTGA